A single window of Colletes latitarsis isolate SP2378_abdomen chromosome 11, iyColLati1, whole genome shotgun sequence DNA harbors:
- the LOC143348580 gene encoding uncharacterized protein LOC143348580 isoform X4 has product MNDIESISMKGSGGSKMPHSHSTPAGVDGGSRTPPTTPRKAGKMLAVRVQMLDDTITMFQVQAKALGRVLFDQVCKQLHLLEADYFGLEYQEPNGTKYWLDLEKPVCRQVGLSLIDPLLRFCVKFYTPDPAQLEEEFTRYLFCLQIKRDLAQGLLQCNDNTAALMASYIVQAECGDYVIEDYPDHTYLSTYKFVPHQDQELERRIMENHKKHAGQSPAEADLNLLETARRCELYGMKMHPAKDHEAVPLNLAVAHMGIVVFQNFTKINTFSWAKIRKISFKRKRFLIKLHPEGYGYYKDTVEFFFEGRNECKNFWKKCVENHGFFRCSVVKRVVRQKTRVLSRGSSFRYSGKTQKQIVEFVRDNYVKRQTFQRSNSFRQTSGGRALQGLEGGGYRGATPSSSLMGSSSISAHPLLPLGDPALETPALSLSCGSMTLDSPTTVTSVSMGGTIHRREDTATSFRTLTSIDVHSPATPSQVPAPRQMLVTSQQRISTAGRISPSNSSPPEFPPPRPIPRHPWQRSASCRELYASSFEDSGKARSKDEKPSEDSVLLEPFRLPSQGELDNPVTRYDESNRSYSAASSKLPSLDHDSVPERVYSSSYPGTSSLSTESGHEESGQAGDLSHDDLSHDSYELLEREHEFEYPESYSSPRDDDDDDDDDDDDDENEPISDRSDEEIEHEMFQMDSETDSFVKHRSIKSSDKQQFKSVLADLKNAARTKSIDRYSVAPPKSDGDYVTVESRIQRSSTQIERKFETRHANSVELPAQQTGNKLLPLPHQDSARKDPVVLQVQKQKMSVLNELRNLKPKHKITHVDSEVLRDEGIMRPKSRIDDDLSPVDSTNRTILDQRARTVRVRSIASLEEHHAPRAYVETGSLGRGFKNRDKKLRESDAKLERTLSKLQDKDRRSVEREERKRIERDYSRDYGKKMEKSDSRERRDGHGRRSIDRADLRELRRSIERLDVRERSYERHGDPHELRRKSFERLDSQGLRGSTEHLNRSPKERGYRRSESRERRERSVERLDSKEKRKSPGSRSNTIDYDQRHTLERFDSGNRSPFERLSSREQQRGKSVERLDSRERPTFDFDPVTIERLKSLERCNSKDRGYERKSLERLESRERRHSRGSRRSLECIEQVEAKDGRKSKVRAEKMKSEERPRERDDWRSLEKARKDEEKRERERQARLSLESRTDTVIGVPLELENLKSKTVFTEYEPKIVGGVVLGFDDTIPGHTPVERTKSDPNPARQRLGSNSKRHILMHQKSIDLTTADSGDEDPFSDSAAVQKTNMEIPYTLHKRHVMNGTASASDEKSESDSGKTSKKSGSAKDLPKLPLKMITDISCFDLSKLSSIDKPGNKHSPDKPKSATVARPKSILSPSDKPKSILSPTSKLSPTDAKSICSYSPTNRSPSKAKSLDRARTTEIVIEDHACIKSSSLDKKPSPSKLSPIEPNVTIVTTIEKRSPKASPTDPNITIVSVIQKKRSPDMSKSLAGQRSLDSKAKALNFADVVGMEMKMKLERKAKSSESEKDCLKAPDDSLEKQDSIEKIPLPEIPGPIDNAVEETKEAKEVKEVEELVTVEDKPPEETTATQEEKESKECLLSTPTVPKILEKPRLPEKPKIPEKPKTLEKPSIPEKTKRILEKIESKFSEVNRNSVTRMTRPKIIDTGFDDFVDPVADLPLDEIPVKPALELDSLKVPEFVPFMSRPHGEPLRSKSLSLAEEKAPIDTLLSPEVENKHFVPDVSPKKAKKVKSEMKKDFKKQSKSLEGDKPPMKKVGSKESRAPTPSSKIDKSKLKLGEMPQEIIIIDSTDVAPEVSIVQKGRSKSVTRLPEKPCVAAKDEKEEAKPRTKSASVDDDMIKVAMKTEKARPKSLGISKSLGSTEKKDSTEKISPKRMIARVKSEIKSPTSTKDAPKQESKTSRKMEPKSDAGDEEQSLPEQSRIAREDETKADAKTPEEQVQQITDATKEPKESKDAKDAKKTSLVKDLTEAPVVLRKPGQTPILFARAQLGFSEGSGIGALQQQGATQSPTSQRRAKSLDTAVIAVHRLPPANAFSSKDDTVDMSEDQEDQNQGQVQDQNQNQNQENRENAASEIPNTSKLQSVQTIEASPNHRSDSTDHTTVPEIFTDSLSVTETSAQYLESPLTECNEIIAATVDLIPYEKDMMVTETRDHQTALESVRVDDRTKFIDQSSVESGGPEQEACQTDRVTRPDKIELEIVPSTKEKVSDDVDEKIDEVESEEKQSSRPELEESIERRPMERDDLPDVTVTVSAAREDYEYSRSIDFEENQEMVKSPIQISIEECSDDEVGQSDEQDYRDAEEQDGDDNRPLDSADTSEDTLDALDTQVHTRDVDSELSSPDYGVDKMDEKTLVEVELTPEYLEMRREDDEDAEELPEDEPEERTKRSPDTATNIVNRLSIDRKLRLSSERSKSEETNTWTPDREDPESSSCSIARPLGIGQIQPIVDRREIAAMRDARGGGGSLEEENSSGSQPGFRPEMSSTWKSFPLESSGSSSTEDGWIPQDESNAVQSQSEDSNGQNEDSFQEDLADFPGSFIYPIGPDILTSCGTFALTRTLSRISERSTTSEQDKSDLEDSFKPSSRSPSLDDESLMSSDHQPSLSSDPPSGTALPSVSDDRRTSSELPDIPIDVLGQDEDARSPKSAGRSKLQAQSSEDWPSPPSSPVFEPPVVSHVETFYMEIKPEEAVKVTVTDSTETPGRVDHDSDSSDENRTLHDDLHSTFLEDGQSSTSATTVDGTVKIVVKPKSNSYITGSSHSEDTSMGLSMSEWSSSNNTVRQFCQYSGTKSDDNSLAELGASISDWSGSTTVIPQQYYSTMTVEKSQSDTTTSDKSVTSMRPNSKCRTVDSPPPDPSSPPLPLPPPSPPLTPPPAIDERGGPLFDEDVKQDTNRAVTHEQLDEARRFIESQFDEQRRRYEEEQPSTRSYTDISPPRITLQNEFDETVDDEFRVMSDDGDTPLPILEEEEELDEEEEKLYDNVPAMKYSVGEQIRMEVGRGDSSEDMHEKYADLALGPRPPQDDDWSFEDERDAIVEKEKSRPMAKFERGFSEPTETARYHETRSTERPVVVPIRAKSTPYYSTTSLSGESTTSSPPMQIRTQIRTKTMPYPSSRSPQSEGDTSSSMDSPVHTPVRGQIAVRRRRRENLKRRHRVVVELEVKDRQIVSSTDSSFDVATIPPPLLAERPSPDVDEDEDEYSEAKDEQRENSNRRQQR; this is encoded by the exons ATGAACGATATAGAAAGCATAAGCATGAAGGGCAGCGGGGGATCTAAAATGCCTCACAGTCATTCAACTCCTGCAGGTGTGGATGGAGGTAGTAGAACTCCTCCCACAACACCTAGGAAAGCTGGAAAAATGCTTGCTGTTCGTGTACAAATGTTGGATGATACAATCACAATGTTTCAAGTTCAG GCAAAAGCATTAGGCAGGGTGTTGTTTGACCAAGTTTGCAAACAGCTACATCTTTTGGAAGCTGATTATTTTGGTCTTGAATATCAGGAACCTAATGGAACAAAA TATTGGTTAGATTTAGAAAAGCCTGTTTGTAGACAAGTCGGATTGTCATTGATAGATCCTCTTTTGAGATTCTGTGTGAAATTTTATACACCCGATCCAGCACAACTGGAAGAGGAGTTTACTAGATATTTATTCTGTCTTCAAATCAAACGAGATTTAGCTCAAGGTTTATTGCAATGTAATGATAATACAGCAGCTTTGATGGCCAGCTACATTGTCCAGG ccgaATGTGGGGATTATGTAATAGAGGATTACCCAGATCACACTTATTTGTCGACTTACAAATTCGTGCCTCATCAAGATCAAGAATTAGAACGACGCATTATGGAAAATCACAAAAAACACGC AGGTCAATCACCGGCAGAAGCGGACCTCAATCTCTTAGAGACAGCACGTCGTTGCGAGTTGTATGGAATGAAGATGCATCCGGCGAAA GATCACGAGGCTGTACCCCTAAATTTGGCAGTGGCACACATGGGGATTGTAGTTTTTCAAAATTTCACTAAGATAAACACATTCAGTTGGGCGAAGATTCGGAAAATCAGTTTTAAAAGGAAGCGATTTTTAATCAAACTTCATCCAGAGGGTTAC GGTTACTACAAGGATACCGTTGAATTCTTTTTCGAGGGTCGCAACGAATGCAAAAATTTCTGGAAGAAGTGCGTGGAGAATCACGGATTTTTCCGTTGCTCGGTAGTGAAACGAGTGGTACGACAGAAAACGCGAGTTCTTAGCCGCGGTTCGTCCTTCAG GTATAGCGGGAAAACTCAAAAGCAAATCGTCGAGTTCGTGCGGGACAATTACGTAAAGAGGCAGACGTTTCAAAG GTCCAATTCGTTCCGGCAGACTAGCGGTGGTAGGGCATTGCAGGGCTTGGAGGGGGGAGGCTATCGTGGGGCCACTCCAAGCAGCTCCCTTATGGGCAGCTCCAGCATCTCTGCCCACCCCCTCCTGCCCCTCGGCGATCCTG CCCTGGAAACCCCAGCTCTGTCTCTGTCATGCGGCTCGATGACACTGGATTCTCCGACGACTGTGACGAGTGTCTCGATGGGAGGGACGATTCACCGTCGCGAAGACACAGCTACGTCGTTTCGGACACTTACCTCCATCGACGTCCATTCACCGGCCACACCCAGCCAGGTCCCAGCACCACGGCAGATGCTTGTTACCAGCCAGCAACGGATTTCAACAGCAGGTCGTATCAGCCCCTCTAACAGCAGTCCTCCTGAATTCCCACCACCGCGACCCATACCCAGACATCCCTGGCAGCGATCGGCCAGTTGCCGCGAACTTTACGCTTCTAGTTTCGAGGATTCGGGGAAAGCGCGATCCAAGGACGAGAAACCATCCGAGGATTCCGTCTTGTTAGAACCCTTCCGGTTGCCGTCGCAGGGCGAGCTGGACAATCCCGTGACGCGGTACGACGAGAGCAATCGATCGTACAGCGCCGCCAGCTCGAAGTTGCCCTCGCTGGATCACGACTCGGTGCCCGAGCGCGTTTACAGCAGCTCCTATCCGGGAACCTCGTCGTTGTCCACCGAGTCGGGCCACGAGGAGTCCGGCCAGGCGGGAGATTTGTCGCACGACGATCTCTCGCACGATTCCTACGAGCTTCTCGAGCGCGAGCACGAATTCGAGTATCCCGAGTCGTATTCGAGTCcccgcgacgacgacgacgatgacgacgacgacgacgacgacgatgaaaACGAGCCGATCTCGGACCGTAGCGACGAAGAAATCGAGCACGAGATGTTCCAGATGGACTCCGAGACCGATTCCTTTGTCAAGCACAGATCGATCAAGTCGTCGGACAAACAGCAATTCAAGTCCGTGCTGGCGGATTTGAAAAACGCCGCCAGAACGAAATCCATCGATCGGTACTCGGTAGCGCCCCCTAAGTCGGACGGCGATTACGTAACCGTCGAGTCTAGAATACAGCGATCAAGCACGCAGATCGAACGAAAGTTCGAGACGCGTCACGCGAACTCCGTCGAGCTGCCCGCGCAACAGACCGGCAACAAGCTCTTGCCCCTTCCGCATCAGGATTCCGCGCGCAAGGACCCGGTCGTGTTGCAGGTGCAGAAGCAAAAGATGTCGGTGTTGAACGAATTGAGAAACCTTAAGCCCAAACACAAAATCACGCACGTAGACTCGGAGGTGTTGCGCGACGAGGGCATAATGCGCCCGAAATCGCGCATAGACGACGATCTGAGCCCCGTGGACTCGACCAATCGTACGATACTCGATCAGAGGGCGCGCACCGTTCGGGTGCGCAGCATCGCGAGCCTCGAGGAACACCACGCGCCGCGCGCCTACGTCGAGACCGGTAGCTTAGGTCGCGGTTTTAAGAACAGGGACAAAAAGTTGCGCGAGAGCGACGCGAAGCTCGAGAGAACGTTGTCGAAGCTGCAAGACAAGGATCGAAGGAGCGTGGAACGCGAGGAGAGGAAACGAATCGAGAGAGATTACTCGAGGGACTACGGGAAGAAAATGGAGAAGAGCGACTCGAGGGAGCGGAGGGACGGTCACGGTAGACGTAGCATAGATCGCGCAGATTTGCGAGAACTGAGGAGAAGCATCGAACGGTTGGACGTTCGAGAAAGAAGCTACGAGCGTCACGGCGATCCACACGAGCTGCGTCGTAAGAGCTTTGAGCGTTTGGACTCGCAAGGTCTGCGCGGCAGCACGGAACATCTGAACAGAAGTCCGAAGGAGCGAGGCTATCGACGCTCCGAGTCCAGGGAGCGACGCGAGAGGAGCGTGGAGCGTCTGGACTCGAAGGAGAAGAGAAAGAGTCCCGGGAGCAGAAGCAATACCATCGATTACGATCAGAGACACACTTTGGAGCGTTTCGATTCTGGCAACAGGAGCCCGTTCGAGCGTCTGAGCTCGCGCGAGCAACAACGCGGCAAAAGCGTGGAGAGGCTGGACTCGCGAGAAAGGCCGACCTTCGACTTCGATCCGGTGACGATCGAGCGTCTCAAGTCGCTGGAGCGCTGCAACTCGAAGGACAGAGGTTACGAGCGTAAGAGCCTCGAACGGTTGGAGTCCCGCGAGCGGCGTCACTCGCGCGGCAGTAGGAGAAGCCTCGAGTGCATCGAGCAAGTGGAGGCGAAGGACGGTAGGAAGAGCAAGGTCAGAGCGGAGAAAATGAAGTCGGAGGAGAGACCGCGGGAGAGGGATGATTGGAGGAGTTTGGAGAAGGCGAGGAAGGACGAGGAGAAACGGGAAAGGGAACGTCAGGCGAGGCTGTCGCTGGAGTCGAGGACGGACACGGTGATAGGCGTGCCGTTGGAGTTAGAGAACCTCAAGTCGAAGACCGTGTTCACGGAGTACGAGCCAAAGATCGTGGGAGGCGTGGTGCTAGGGTTCGACGATACGATCCCTGGCCACACGCCTGTCGAGAGGACGAAGAGCGATCCGAATCCGGCGCGACAGCGACTCGGATCGAACAGCAAACGACACATACTGATGCACCAGAAGTCCATCGACCTGACCACCGCCGATTCCGGCGACGAGGACCCGTTCTCGGACAGCGCGGCCGTACAGAAGACAAACATGGAGATCCCCTACACTCTGCACAAACGTCACGTGATGAACGGCACCGCGTCTGCGTCCGACGAGAAGTCAGAGTCCGACAGCGGCAAAACATCCAAGAAGTCAGGCAGTGCGAAAGATTTGCCCAAGTTGCCGCTGAAGATGATCACGGACATCTCGTGTTTCGATCTGAGCAAACTGTCTTCGATAGACAAACCTGGCAACAAACACTCGCCGGACAAGCCAAAGAGCGCCACCGTCGCTAGGCCCAAGTCGATACTGAGTCCATCGGATAAACCTAAAAGCATCCTCAGTCCTACGTCGAAGCTGTCGCCCACCGATGCAAAGAGTATTTGCAGCTACTCGCCTACAAACAGGAGCCCCTCCAAGGCGAAGTCGCTGGACAGAGCCAGGACAACCGAGATCGTCATCGAGGACCACGCGTGCATCAAGTCGTCCAGCCTTGACAAGAAACCATCGCCGTCGAAGCTCTCGCCCATCGAGCCCAACGTCACTATCGTCACGACCATCGAGAAACGATCGCCCAAGGCGTCGCCCACTGATCCAAACATCACCATTGTATCAGTGATACAGAAGAAGAGGTCCCCGGACATGTCCAAGAGTCTAGCCGGCCAGAGGTCATTGGACTCGAAGGCCAAGGCGCTGAACTTCGCGGACGTCGTCGGGATGGAGATGAAGATGAAGCTGGAGCGCAAAGCTAAATCGTCGGAGTCGGAGAAGGACTGTCTGAAGGCGCCCGATGATAGTTTAGAGAAGCAGGACAGCATCGAGAAGATACCTCTGCCGGAGATTCCGGGACCGATTGACAATGCCGTAGAAGAAACAAAAGAAGCGAAAGAAGTGAAAGAAGTTGAGGAACTAGTGACAGTAGAAGACAAGCCTCCGGAAGAGACCACTGCGACGCAAGAGGAAAAGGAGAGCAAGGAATGCTTGCTATCGACTCCGACAGTC CCAAAGATCCTTGAGAAGCCAAGACTTCCCGAGAAGCCAAAGATTCCCGAGAAACCAAAGACCCTGGAGAAGCCAAGCATCCCCGAGAAGACAAAGCGAATTCTGGAGAAGATCGAGTCGAAGTTTTCCGAAGTGAACAGGAACTCTGTGACCAGAATGACCAGGCCTAAGATCATTGACACGGGGTTCGACGATTTCGTGGATCCGGTCGCTGATCTGCCTCTGGACGAGATACCCGTGAAGCCCGCGTTGGAACTGGACAGTTTGAAGGTGCCAGAGTTCGTTCCTTTCATGTCGAGGCCGCACGGGGAGCCTCTGCGGTCCAAATCGTTGTCGTTGGCCGAGGAAAAAGCGCCGATCGACACCCTGCTTTCGCCGGAGGTAGAGAACAAGCATTTCGTGCCGGATGTGTCACCCAAGAAAGCGAAGAAGGTTAAATCAGAAATGAAAAAGGATTTTAAGAAGCAATCCAAGTCGTTGGAAGGCGACAAACCGCCTATGAAGAAAGTGGGCTCCAAGGAGTCCCGTGCGCCGACGCCCAGCTCAAAGATCGACAAGTCCAAGCTGAAATTGGGCGAGATGCCGCAAGAGATCATCATCATCGACTCGACGGACGTGGCACCGGAGGTGAGCATAGTGCAGAAGGGTAGGTCGAAGTCCGTGACCAGGCTGCCCGAGAAACCGTGCGTTGCGGCGAAGGATGAGAAGGAGGAGGCCAAACCGCGCACGAAATCCGCGTCCGTGGACGACGATATGATCAAAGTCGCCATGAAAACCGAGAAGGCCAGGCCCAAGTCTCTAGGCATCTCCAAGAGCCTGGGCAGCACGGAGAAGAAGGACTCCACAGAGAAAATTTCGCCGAAACGAATGATCGCGAGAGTCAAGTCTGAGATTAAATCTCCCACCTCGACGAAGGACGCGCCCAAGCAAGAGTCGAAAACGTCCCGCAagatggagcccaagtcggatgCGGGCGACGAGGAACAGTCGTTGCCCGAGCAAAGTCGAATCGCGCGGGAAGACGAGACCAAAGCGGATGCGAAAACGCCCGAGGAACAGGTGCAACAGATCACCGATGCGACCAAGGAACCCAAAGAATCCAAAGACGCGAAGGACGCGAAGAAAACATCGCTCGTGAAAGACCTGACGGAGGCACCGGTCGTTCTGCGTAAGCCTGGTCAGACGCCGATCCTGTTCGCGCGAGCACAACTCGGGTTCTCCGAGGGGAGCGGGATCGGTGCGCTGCAACAACAAGGCGCGACGCAGTCGCCGACGTCACAGAGGCGAGCCAAGTCTCTGGACACCGCGGTGATCGCGGTGCACAGGCTGCCGCCCGCCAACGCGTTCTCCAGCAAGGACGACACCGTGGACATGTCGGAGGATCAAGAAGACCAGAACCAGGGTCAGGTTCAAGATCAGAATCAGAATCAGAATCAGGAGAATCGAGAGAACGCCGCGTCAGAGATCCCCAACACGTCCAAGCTTCAATCGGTTCAGACGATCGAGGCGTCGCCCAATCATAGATCCGACAGCACCGATCACACCACCGTTCCGGAGATCTTCACCGATTCTCTGTCCGTCACCGAGACCTCGGCGCAATACCTGGAGTCGCCGCTGACCGAGTGCAACGAGATCATCGCGGCGACCGTGGATCTGATACCGTACGAGAAGGACATGATGGTTACGGAGACCAGGGATCATCAGACAGCGTTGGAGAGCGTCAGAGTGGACGATAGAACAAAGTTTATAGATCAGAGTTCCGTGGAGTCGGGTGGCCCTGAGCAAGAAGCTTGTCAGACCGATAGAGTCACCAGACCTGATAAGATCGAGCTCGAAATCGTTCCATCTACGAAGGAGAAAGTCTCGGATGATGTGGACGAAAAGATCGACGAAGTCGAATCCGAAGAGAAACAGAGCTCGCGACCAGAACTCGAAGAGTCCATCGAGAGAAGGCCTATGGAAAGGGATGATCTACCCGACGTAACAGTGACGGTGAGCGCCGCGCGAGAGGACTACGAGTACTCCAGATCGATCGACTTCGAGGAAAATCAGGAAATGGTCAAGTCACCGATTCAGATCTCCATCGAGGAGTGCTCCGACGACGAGGTGGGCCAGAGCGACGAGCAGGATTACCGAGACGCTGAGGAGCAAGATGGCGACGACAATCGTCCGTTGGACTCCGCGGACACCAGCGAGGACACTTTGGACGCCTTGGACACGCAGGTTCACACGAGGGATGTGGACAGCGAGTTGAGCTCCCCGGACTACGGCGTGGATAAAATGGACGAAAAGACTCTGGTGGAGGTGGAGTTGACGCCCGAGTATTTGGAAATGAGAAGAGAGGACGACGAAGACGCCGAAGAGTTGCCCGAGGACGAGCCCGAAGAGAGGACGAAACGATCGCCAGACACAGCTACCAACATCGTAAATCGGTTGTCGATCGACAGGAAGCTCAGGCTGAGCAGCGAGCGTTCGAAGAGCGAGGAGACCAACACTTGGACGCCCGATCGCGAAGACCCAGAGTCCAGTTCTTGCTCCATCGCGCGACCCCTcggtattggccagatccagccaaTAGTAGATCGTCGAGAGATCGCGGCGATGAGGGACGCTCGTGGCGGAGGCGGGTCTCTGGAAGAAGAGAACAGCAGTGGTTCTCAGCCTGGGTTCAGGCCCGAGATGAGCTCGACCTGGAAATCGTTTCCCCTGGAAAGCTCAGGAAGCTCGAGTACAGAGGACGGTTGGATACCGCAGGACGAGAGCAACGCTGTCCAGTCACAGTCAGAGGACAGCAATGGACAGAACGAGGATAGTTTCCAGGAGGACCTGGCCGACTTTCCAGGGAGCTTCATCTACCCGATCGGACCAGACATCTTGACCAGCTGCGGGACGTTCGCGCTGACACGCACGCTCTCGAGGATATCCGAGAGGTCGACGACATCGGAGCAGGACAAAAGCGACCTGGAGGACTCGTTCAAGCCCAGCTCGAGATCACCGAGCCTGGACGACGAGTCCTTGATGTCCAGCGATCATCAGCCTTCCCTGTCCTCCGATCCACCGTCCGGGACCGCTCTGCCATCCGTTTCGGACGATCGTCGTACCTCGTCCGAGCTCCCGGACATCCCCATAGACGTCCTGGGCCAGGACGAGGACGCCAGATCGCCGAAATCGGCGGGCAGATCGAAGCTGCAGGCACAGAGCTCGGAGGACTGGCCGTCACCGCCGAGTTCGCCGGTCTTCGAGCCTCCCGTGGTCAGCCACGTAGAAACGTTTTACATGGAGATCAAACCCGAGGAGGCGGTGAAGGTGACGGTGACGGACAGCACCGAGACTCCGGGCCGAGTGGATCACGATAGCGACTCCAGCGACGAGAACAGGACCCTGCACGACGACCTGCACTCCACGTTCTTGGAGGACGGTCAGAGCTCCACGTCCGCGACCACCGTCGACGGGACAGTGAAGATAGTCGTCAAGCCGAAATCGAACTCCTACATCACCGGTTCCTCTCACAGCGAGGACACGTCCATGGGTTTGTCCATGTCCGAATGGTCCAGCTCGAACAACACTGTTCGCCAGTTTTGCCAGTATTCAGGCACCAAATCCGACGATAACTCCCTGGCGGAGCTGGGCGCCTCCATCTCGGACTGGTCGGGCAGCACCACTGTGATCCCGCAACAGTATTACTCGACCATGACGGTCGAGAAGAGCCAGAGTGACACGACCACCTCGGACAAGAGCGTCACCAGCATGAGACCCAACTCCAAGTGTAGAACGGTCGACAGTCCTCCGCCGGATCCGTCCTCGCCTCCGTTGCCTTTGCCTCCGCCGTCGCCGCCTCTCACGCCACCGCCCGCCATCGACGAACGAGGCGGTCCACTGTTCGACGAGGACGTAAAACAGGATACCAACCGTGCAGTTACGCACGAACAACTGGACGAGGCGAGGAGGTTCATCGAGAGTCAGTTCGACGAGCAACGCCGTCGGTACGAGGAGGAACAACCTAGCACTAGGTCGTACACCGACATCTCGCCACCTAGGATCACCTTGCAGAACGAGTTCGATGAGACGGTCGACGACGAGTTCAGAGTTATGTCGGACGATGGCGATACGCCGCTCCCCATCttagaggaggaggaggagctgGACGAGGAAGAGGAGAAGCTTTACGACAACGTGCCAGCGATGAAGTATTCGGTCGGCGAACAGATTCGAATGGAGGTGGGCCGTGGGGATAGCTCGGAGGACATGCACGAGAAATACGCGGATCTGGCGTTGGGCCCCCGGCCGCCGCAAGACGACGATTGGTCGTTCGAGGACGAGAGGGACGCGATTGTCGAGAAGGAAAAGAGCAGACCGATGGCCAAGTTCGAGCGTGGCTTCTCCGAGCCAACAGAGACCGCCAGGTATCACGAGACCAGATCCACCGAGCGTCCCGTGGTCGTTCCCATCAGAGCTAAATCGACCCCCTATTACTCGACGACCAGCCTGAGCGGTGAGTCGACCACCTCCAGTCCCCCTATGCAAATCAGGACGCAAATCCGTACGAAAACGATGCCTTACCCATCGAGCAGAAGTCCCCAGAGCGAGGGCGACACGTCCTCCAGTATGGACAGTCCTGTGCACACGCCCGTTCGTGGCCAGATAGCCGTCCGTCGAAGGAGACGGGAGAACTTGAAGAGGCGGCATCGGGTGGTAGTCGAGCTCGAAGTGAAAGACCGTCAGATCGTTTCCAGCACCGACTCGAGCTTCGACGTCGCCACCATACCGCCGCCTCTGCTCGCCGAACGGCCGAGTCCCGACGTcgacgaggacgaggacgagTACTCGGAGGCCAAAGACGAGCAACGAGAGAATTCGAATAGACGTCAGCAGCGTTGA